A window of the Cystobacter fuscus genome harbors these coding sequences:
- a CDS encoding DODA-type extradiol aromatic ring-opening family dioxygenase — MSDESEDGVTRRTALVGGLAGAAGLAALAGSAEQRAGFPGERMPVVFIPHGGGPWPFVELGFNDKPGLTALADYLRSLRSVPKTAPRALLVISAHWEEAVPTVMTSARPPMLYDYYGFPPASYEITWPAPGHPQLAERVRELLGAAGFQTATDSHRGYDHGTFIPLKLTYPDADMPTVQLSLKQGLDPAEHLAMGRALAPLRDEGVFIIGSGMSYHNLRAGFGPRTQPIAEAFDAWLRETATLEPKERDARLARWDQAPASRLSHPREEHLLPLMVIAGAAGADHGTIAYNGTFMGTRLSAIHFA; from the coding sequence ATGAGTGACGAGAGCGAGGATGGAGTGACGCGGCGCACGGCGCTGGTGGGGGGACTGGCTGGAGCGGCGGGGCTCGCCGCGCTGGCGGGCTCGGCCGAGCAGCGGGCGGGCTTCCCTGGCGAGCGCATGCCCGTCGTCTTCATTCCGCACGGCGGCGGTCCGTGGCCGTTCGTCGAGCTGGGCTTCAACGACAAGCCGGGGCTCACCGCCCTCGCGGACTACCTGCGATCGCTGCGGAGCGTGCCGAAGACGGCCCCCCGGGCGCTCCTGGTCATCTCCGCCCACTGGGAGGAGGCGGTGCCCACGGTGATGACCAGCGCCCGTCCGCCCATGCTCTACGACTACTACGGCTTTCCGCCCGCCTCGTATGAGATCACCTGGCCCGCGCCCGGCCACCCCCAACTGGCCGAGCGCGTCCGGGAGCTGCTCGGGGCGGCGGGCTTCCAGACGGCCACCGACTCGCACCGGGGCTATGACCACGGCACCTTCATTCCGCTCAAGCTGACCTACCCGGACGCGGACATGCCCACGGTCCAGTTGTCGCTCAAGCAAGGGCTGGATCCCGCGGAGCACCTGGCCATGGGGCGCGCGCTCGCGCCGCTGCGCGACGAGGGCGTGTTCATCATCGGCAGCGGCATGTCGTACCACAACCTGCGCGCGGGCTTCGGTCCGCGCACCCAGCCCATCGCCGAGGCGTTCGACGCGTGGCTGCGCGAGACGGCCACCCTGGAGCCCAAGGAGCGCGATGCTCGGCTGGCGCGCTGGGATCAGGCCCCCGCCAGCCGCCTGTCCCACCCCCGCGAGGAGCACCTGCTGCCCCTGATGGTCATCGCCGGAGCGGCGGGAGCGGACCACGGCACCATCGCCTACAACGGGACCTTCATGGGCACGCGGCTGTCGGCGATCCACTTCGCCTGA
- a CDS encoding LysR family transcriptional regulator: MGTPDLNLLPLFVAVAETWSMSAAARKLGIPKSSVSRGVAALEASLGVQLFHRSTRKVALTTAGSAFYEKVRPVVATLRDITGGLPEQEAEPSGELRITSPMDMGLTFLAQLAAEFSARYPGIQLDIRPTNRTVDLVGEGFDAAIRVAMKLTDSTLVARRLSGLESAIYAAPTYLARRGVPRSFADVASHDWVAFTQWKRLPPPLVSPPRPRLVTDDLLFVHRAIREGLGLGLIPTFLARQDVTAGLLVRVLPTWALKAGSLFFVHPPTEHVPRKVAAFRDFLIAFIEANPLMASSD, encoded by the coding sequence ATGGGAACGCCCGACCTGAACCTCCTGCCGCTGTTCGTGGCGGTCGCCGAGACGTGGAGCATGTCCGCGGCGGCCCGGAAGCTGGGGATTCCGAAGTCCTCGGTGAGCCGGGGGGTCGCGGCGCTCGAGGCGTCGCTCGGCGTGCAGCTCTTCCACCGCAGCACGCGCAAGGTGGCGCTGACCACGGCGGGGAGCGCGTTCTACGAGAAGGTGCGGCCCGTCGTCGCCACCCTGCGCGACATCACCGGGGGACTGCCCGAGCAGGAAGCGGAGCCCTCCGGTGAGCTGCGCATCACCTCGCCCATGGACATGGGGCTCACCTTCCTCGCCCAACTGGCCGCGGAGTTCTCCGCGCGCTACCCGGGCATCCAGCTCGACATCCGTCCCACCAACCGCACCGTGGACCTCGTGGGCGAGGGCTTCGACGCGGCCATACGAGTCGCCATGAAGCTCACCGACTCGACGCTCGTGGCCCGGAGGCTCAGTGGCCTGGAGAGCGCCATCTACGCGGCGCCCACCTACCTCGCGCGGCGAGGCGTGCCTCGCTCCTTCGCGGACGTGGCCTCACACGACTGGGTGGCCTTCACCCAGTGGAAGCGCTTGCCCCCACCGCTCGTGTCTCCCCCGAGGCCCCGCCTCGTCACCGATGATCTGCTGTTCGTGCACCGGGCGATCCGCGAGGGCCTGGGGCTCGGACTGATTCCCACCTTCCTGGCGCGGCAGGACGTGACGGCCGGACTGCTCGTCCGGGTGCTCCCCACGTGGGCCCTCAAGGCCGGGAGCCTCTTCTTCGTCCACCCCCCCACCGAGCACGTGCCGCGCAAGGTCGCCGCCTTCCGCGACTTCCTCATCGCCTTCATCGAGGCCAATCCGCTGATGGCCAGCAGCGACTGA
- a CDS encoding DoxX family protein: MNAAANPAPSMLSSASSSHGLHLGLWAVQGVLALVFMGVGLVKLFTPYELLASQVAWVGAAPVALVRFIGLSEVLGALGLVLPAATRIKPVLTGLAALGLTLVMVLAVGVHVVRGEGYVLALPLLLGVLAAFVAWGRLTQVTLDARHEAFIARKIA, translated from the coding sequence ATGAACGCCGCCGCGAATCCCGCCCCTTCCATGCTGTCTTCCGCTTCCTCGTCGCACGGCCTGCACCTGGGCCTGTGGGCGGTCCAGGGAGTGCTCGCGCTCGTCTTCATGGGCGTGGGGCTGGTGAAGCTCTTCACACCCTACGAGCTGTTGGCCTCCCAGGTCGCCTGGGTGGGCGCCGCCCCCGTCGCGCTGGTGCGTTTCATCGGCCTGTCGGAGGTGCTCGGCGCGCTCGGGCTCGTCCTGCCGGCCGCCACCCGCATCAAGCCCGTCCTCACGGGTCTGGCGGCGCTGGGCCTCACCCTGGTGATGGTGCTCGCCGTCGGCGTGCACGTCGTGCGCGGTGAGGGCTACGTGCTCGCCCTTCCGCTCCTGCTCGGCGTGCTCGCCGCCTTCGTCGCCTGGGGCCGTCTGACGCAGGTCACCCTCGACGCGCGTCACGAGGCATTCATCGCGCGGAAGATCGCGTAG
- a CDS encoding FAD-binding oxidoreductase, whose amino-acid sequence MSPPALSLLDDLRGGLSGPLRATPEELELYAHDFGGLVRRVPRVVVRARCEADVVHTLRVARAHGVRITVRGSGHSTRGQTLDEEGIILDNRAEGGEVRLLDEGRVEVSARTRWAQVEEALNAASRTLPVLTSAPGTTVGGTLSEGGFGSRSLHQGTQVDHVERLRLVLADGTALWCGPGEDPDLFRLALAGCGQVGVIERVVLDTLPLRPLTRLQLNPHGGLSDLVEAVAWTETWRESTPEHFLGFWKEGRFWSVFGRDFPDETSAARASPPDPLARMTRERTELDAPPQLLTWSDEDDTRQRHPWRRRVWCDYCLDLEGLRGFARFLEGWPGWMSGMEAVSLLGLAHPPGRTRGPFDMRPPTPRAERLYALGLYHGVDVGDGSGLQAAEALHQACLEWCVRAGGRPSLRGGSLLDVATLRGLYAEDLSLLRTWRASRDPSGLLNPHGLPAGLLLE is encoded by the coding sequence ATGAGTCCCCCTGCCCTGTCCCTGTTGGATGATCTGCGCGGTGGACTCAGCGGTCCCCTGCGCGCCACCCCGGAAGAACTCGAGCTGTATGCCCATGACTTCGGGGGACTCGTGCGCCGGGTCCCCCGGGTGGTGGTGCGGGCGCGGTGCGAGGCGGACGTGGTGCACACCCTGCGGGTGGCCCGCGCCCATGGGGTTCGCATCACCGTGCGCGGCTCCGGCCACAGCACCCGAGGCCAGACCCTGGACGAGGAAGGCATCATCCTCGACAACCGCGCGGAGGGGGGCGAGGTGCGCCTGCTCGACGAGGGCCGCGTGGAGGTCTCCGCCCGCACGCGATGGGCCCAGGTGGAGGAGGCGCTCAACGCCGCGAGCAGGACGCTGCCCGTGCTCACGTCCGCGCCCGGCACCACCGTGGGCGGAACACTGTCGGAGGGAGGCTTCGGCTCGCGCTCGCTCCACCAGGGCACGCAGGTGGATCACGTCGAGCGGCTGCGGCTCGTGCTCGCGGATGGCACCGCCCTCTGGTGTGGCCCCGGGGAGGACCCGGATCTCTTCCGCCTCGCGCTGGCGGGCTGTGGACAGGTGGGTGTCATCGAGCGCGTGGTGCTCGACACCCTGCCCTTGCGGCCACTGACTCGCCTGCAGCTCAACCCCCACGGCGGCCTGAGCGACCTGGTGGAGGCCGTGGCGTGGACCGAGACGTGGCGGGAGTCCACCCCCGAGCACTTCCTCGGCTTCTGGAAGGAGGGCCGGTTCTGGTCCGTCTTCGGACGGGACTTCCCCGACGAGACCAGCGCCGCGCGGGCCTCCCCACCCGATCCCCTCGCGCGCATGACGCGGGAGCGGACGGAGCTCGATGCGCCCCCTCAACTCCTCACCTGGAGCGACGAGGACGACACGCGCCAGCGCCATCCCTGGCGCCGCCGGGTGTGGTGCGACTACTGCCTCGATCTGGAGGGGCTGCGTGGCTTCGCGCGCTTCCTCGAGGGATGGCCCGGGTGGATGTCCGGGATGGAGGCCGTCTCCCTGCTGGGGCTGGCCCACCCTCCGGGCCGGACGCGTGGGCCCTTCGACATGAGGCCGCCCACCCCACGCGCGGAGCGCCTGTATGCCTTGGGCCTCTACCACGGCGTGGACGTGGGGGACGGGTCCGGACTCCAGGCGGCCGAGGCGCTCCACCAGGCCTGCCTCGAGTGGTGCGTGCGCGCCGGTGGCCGTCCCTCCCTGCGTGGGGGGAGCCTCCTCGACGTGGCCACCCTCCGGGGGCTCTACGCGGAAGATCTCTCCCTCCTGCGGACATGGCGCGCGTCCCGGGATCCCTCCGGACTGCTCAACCCCCACGGGCTGCCGGCGGGCCTCCTGCTGGAGTAG
- a CDS encoding efflux RND transporter periplasmic adaptor subunit: protein MDIPRTAKKRRRTPLLYGALILGVLVLITFGMSQLGQAAPEVDGASVWIDSVKQGEMIRQVVGTGTLVPENFRWITADTAGRIEHLPLRPGASVKADTQLMELSNPDVALQALEAERQLAVAEGELMALKEELEIQRLQEESSLARLRTEQVTTRRRAESSTALGEKQYIASVEMQELNEKSEELGQQLQLQQRRLEVIARSMTDRLTAQRAQVQRLKAVVDFRRGQVESMKVRARTDGLLQELSVELGQWVTPGMVLAKVIQPGVLKAVLRVPETQAKDVQPGQSVKVDTRTGLVPGKVARIAPAAVQGTVLVEVSLEGELPAGARPDLSVEGTIELERLNEVLNVGRPAGAQPSSSMELFRLTADGTHAERVKVHLGRSSVNTIEVLDGLAVGDRVILSDMSAWSEVPRVKVQ, encoded by the coding sequence ATGGACATTCCAAGGACCGCCAAGAAACGCCGCCGCACCCCGCTGCTCTACGGAGCGCTGATCCTCGGGGTGCTCGTCCTGATCACGTTCGGCATGAGCCAGTTGGGCCAGGCGGCACCGGAGGTGGATGGGGCCTCGGTGTGGATCGACAGCGTCAAGCAGGGGGAGATGATCCGGCAGGTGGTGGGCACCGGCACGCTGGTCCCCGAGAACTTCCGGTGGATCACCGCCGACACGGCCGGCCGCATCGAGCACCTGCCGCTGCGCCCGGGCGCCAGCGTCAAGGCGGACACGCAGCTCATGGAGCTGTCCAACCCCGACGTGGCGCTCCAGGCGCTGGAGGCCGAGCGCCAGCTCGCCGTGGCCGAGGGGGAGTTGATGGCCCTGAAGGAGGAGCTGGAGATCCAGCGGCTGCAGGAGGAGTCGAGCCTGGCCCGGCTGCGCACGGAGCAGGTCACCACCCGGCGGCGCGCCGAGAGCAGTACGGCCCTGGGCGAGAAACAGTACATCGCGTCCGTGGAAATGCAGGAGTTGAACGAGAAGTCCGAGGAGCTGGGACAACAGCTCCAATTGCAGCAGCGGCGCCTGGAGGTGATTGCCCGCAGCATGACGGACCGGCTGACGGCGCAACGCGCGCAGGTGCAGCGCCTCAAGGCCGTGGTGGACTTCCGCCGCGGTCAGGTCGAGTCGATGAAGGTGCGCGCCCGGACGGACGGCCTCTTGCAGGAGCTGAGCGTGGAGCTGGGCCAGTGGGTGACACCGGGCATGGTGCTGGCCAAGGTCATCCAACCGGGGGTGCTCAAGGCCGTGCTGCGCGTGCCGGAGACGCAGGCCAAGGACGTGCAGCCGGGCCAGTCGGTGAAGGTGGACACGCGCACCGGGCTCGTTCCCGGCAAGGTGGCGCGCATCGCCCCGGCGGCCGTCCAGGGCACGGTGCTCGTGGAGGTGTCGCTCGAGGGCGAGCTGCCCGCGGGGGCCCGGCCGGACTTGAGCGTGGAGGGAACCATCGAGCTGGAGCGCCTGAACGAAGTGCTCAACGTGGGACGCCCCGCGGGGGCCCAGCCCTCCTCCTCCATGGAGCTGTTCCGCCTGACGGCGGACGGCACGCACGCCGAGCGGGTGAAGGTCCACCTCGGACGCAGTTCCGTGAATACCATCGAGGTGCTCGATGGCCTGGCGGTGGGTGATCGCGTCATCCTCTCGGACATGTCGGCGTGGAGCGAGGTGCCTCGCGTGAAGGTTCAATGA
- a CDS encoding histidine phosphatase family protein codes for MGAVYLVRHGQASFGKSDYDALSETGFEQARVLGESLRSRLPRPDALFTGSLRRHRETAEACQSTWGVDLKLQSLPGFDEFDQDELIRLHTPRYADPATLRQEVLSTADPRRAFQELFTQAVARWVSGQHDAEYKETWSAFRQRCTQSLDTVLKTLGPSATGVVFTSGGPITAVCQELLHLPDEHAFRINWMLTNCGVTKLIYSERGRYLSTLNEHSHFEGARRALITYR; via the coding sequence ATGGGCGCGGTGTACCTGGTGCGCCATGGTCAGGCCTCCTTCGGCAAGTCGGACTACGACGCGCTGTCGGAGACCGGCTTCGAGCAGGCGCGCGTGCTCGGCGAGAGTCTGCGCTCGCGCCTGCCCCGGCCGGACGCGCTCTTCACCGGAAGCCTGCGGCGCCACCGGGAGACCGCCGAGGCGTGCCAGTCCACCTGGGGCGTGGACCTGAAGCTCCAGAGCCTCCCGGGCTTCGACGAGTTCGACCAGGACGAGCTGATCCGCCTGCACACGCCCCGCTACGCGGACCCCGCCACGCTCCGCCAGGAGGTGTTGTCCACCGCGGATCCGCGCCGGGCCTTCCAGGAGCTGTTCACCCAGGCGGTGGCCCGCTGGGTGAGCGGCCAGCACGACGCCGAGTACAAGGAGACCTGGTCCGCCTTCCGCCAGCGCTGCACCCAGTCCCTGGACACCGTCCTGAAGACCCTGGGTCCCTCCGCCACCGGCGTGGTGTTCACCTCGGGGGGACCCATCACCGCGGTGTGTCAGGAGCTGTTGCACCTGCCGGACGAGCACGCGTTCCGCATCAACTGGATGCTCACCAACTGTGGCGTCACCAAGCTCATCTACAGCGAGCGGGGCCGCTACCTCTCCACGCTCAACGAGCACTCCCACTTCGAGGGCGCGCGCCGGGCGCTCATCACCTACCGGTAG
- a CDS encoding phosphotransferase family protein, translating into MSATPTTDQAGAVRKGEELDVAAVDAWLKRQEPSLEGTPEVTQYSGGASNWTYRLKYPQRDLILRRPPAGTKAKSAHDMAREFNVQKALKPVYPAVPTMVGLCQDATVIGTDFYVMERIPGLIPRSRLPAGMTLDAAQTRRLCLNVIDKLIELHRVDPQAAGLTSLGKGPGYPRRQIEGWSERYEKARTWNVPSYRRVRDWLKANTPEDIATCVIHNDWRFDNVVLDPERPTEVIGVLDWEMATLGDPLMDLGNTLAYWVHPDDHIILRSTRRQPTHLPGMLRREEVVAYYLERMGLKPANWAFYEVYGLFRLAVIIQQIYYRYHHKQTRNPAFKNFWVLVNYLDWRCRGLIKREGR; encoded by the coding sequence ATGTCCGCGACCCCAACCACTGATCAAGCCGGAGCCGTGCGCAAGGGCGAGGAGCTCGACGTCGCGGCCGTGGACGCCTGGCTCAAGCGCCAGGAGCCCTCGCTGGAGGGCACTCCCGAGGTGACGCAGTACTCGGGGGGCGCCTCCAACTGGACCTACCGGCTGAAGTACCCCCAGCGCGACCTCATCCTGCGCCGGCCCCCGGCGGGCACCAAGGCGAAGTCCGCGCACGACATGGCGCGCGAGTTCAACGTGCAGAAGGCGCTCAAGCCCGTCTACCCCGCCGTGCCCACCATGGTGGGGCTGTGTCAGGACGCGACGGTGATCGGCACGGACTTCTACGTCATGGAGCGCATCCCGGGCCTCATTCCGCGCTCGCGCCTGCCCGCGGGCATGACGCTGGACGCCGCCCAGACGCGCCGCCTGTGCCTCAACGTCATCGACAAGCTGATCGAGCTGCACCGGGTGGATCCCCAGGCCGCGGGGCTCACGTCGCTCGGCAAGGGGCCCGGCTATCCCCGGCGGCAGATCGAGGGCTGGTCCGAGCGCTACGAGAAGGCCCGAACGTGGAACGTGCCGAGCTACCGCCGCGTGCGCGACTGGCTCAAGGCGAACACCCCCGAGGACATCGCCACGTGCGTCATCCACAATGACTGGCGCTTCGACAACGTGGTGCTCGACCCCGAGCGGCCCACCGAGGTCATCGGCGTGCTCGACTGGGAGATGGCCACCCTGGGCGATCCCCTGATGGATCTGGGCAACACCCTCGCCTACTGGGTGCACCCCGACGATCACATCATCCTGCGCAGCACCCGCCGCCAGCCCACCCACCTGCCCGGCATGCTCCGGCGCGAGGAGGTGGTCGCCTACTACCTCGAGCGCATGGGCCTCAAGCCCGCCAACTGGGCCTTCTACGAGGTCTACGGCCTGTTCCGCCTCGCCGTCATCATCCAGCAGATCTACTACCGCTATCACCACAAGCAGACGCGCAACCCGGCGTTCAAGAACTTCTGGGTGCTCGTCAACTACCTCGACTGGCGCTGCCGCGGGCTCATCAAGCGGGAGGGCCGCTGA
- a CDS encoding SDR family oxidoreductase encodes MTSQRIFITGGASGLGKAIALRYARAGWRVAIGDVHEARGKETLAELKALGVQALSVHCDVTREGDLRAAAERLNEEWGGVDVVVNNAGVAQAGGIDEVPISDWQWVVDINLMGVVRGCHVFTPLFKRQGHGHFVNVASMAGLLDMPMMGAYNATKAAVVSLSETLQNELADSKIGVTLVCPSFFKTNLADSLRTSNPAMHAVMGKLLNRSKITAEDIADQIFQAVKTREFYVLPHLEGRQAWLAKRLLPRRIYSELIRNQARRMSGFGTAKA; translated from the coding sequence ATGACCTCACAGCGAATCTTCATCACGGGTGGTGCCAGTGGGTTGGGCAAGGCCATCGCGCTGCGCTACGCGCGCGCGGGCTGGCGCGTGGCCATCGGCGACGTGCACGAGGCGCGCGGCAAGGAGACGCTCGCGGAGCTCAAGGCGCTGGGCGTCCAGGCCCTCTCCGTGCACTGTGACGTGACGCGCGAGGGCGATCTGCGCGCGGCGGCCGAGCGGCTCAACGAGGAATGGGGTGGCGTCGACGTCGTGGTCAACAACGCGGGCGTCGCCCAGGCGGGCGGCATCGACGAGGTGCCGATCTCCGACTGGCAGTGGGTGGTGGACATCAACCTGATGGGCGTCGTGCGCGGCTGCCATGTGTTCACGCCCCTGTTCAAGCGCCAGGGCCACGGCCACTTCGTCAACGTCGCCTCCATGGCGGGGCTGCTCGACATGCCGATGATGGGCGCCTACAACGCCACCAAGGCCGCCGTCGTCTCCCTCTCCGAGACGCTACAGAACGAGCTCGCCGACTCGAAGATCGGCGTGACGCTCGTCTGCCCGTCCTTCTTCAAGACCAACCTGGCCGACTCCCTGCGCACCAGCAATCCCGCCATGCACGCCGTGATGGGCAAGCTGCTCAACCGCTCGAAGATCACCGCGGAGGACATCGCGGATCAGATCTTCCAGGCGGTGAAGACGCGCGAGTTCTACGTCCTGCCCCACCTGGAAGGCCGGCAGGCGTGGCTGGCCAAGCGGCTCCTGCCACGCCGGATCTACTCCGAGCTGATCAGGAACCAGGCGCGCCGGATGAGCGGCTTCGGCACCGCGAAGGCCTGA